Proteins from one Drosophila gunungcola strain Sukarami chromosome 3R, Dgunungcola_SK_2, whole genome shotgun sequence genomic window:
- the LOC128251789 gene encoding serine/threonine-protein phosphatase 5 translates to MSSSELEIQKAADGQKEQQVPAGAEITGAKEPEADTNTSTKADQDFAAAEQYKNQGNAMLKTKEFSKAIDMYTKAIELHPNSAIYYANRSLAHLRQESFGYALQDGVSAVKADPAYLKGYYRRAAAHMSLGKFKQALCDFEFVAKCRPNDKDAKLKFTECNKIVKMRAFERAIAVDKPEKTLSEMYRDMENITIEDDYKGPQLEDGKVTLKFMKELMEHYKGQKRLHRKFAYKILCEIDAYMRAQPSLVDITVPDEEKFTICGDIHGQFYDLMNIFEINGLPSEKNPYLFNGDFVDRGSFSVECIFTLFGFKLLYPNHFFLSRGNHESINMNQMYGFTGEVTAKYTSAMADIFTQVFNWLPLCHCINQKILVMHGGLFSTDNVTLDNIRRIERNCQPPEEGLMCELLWSDPQLWMGRGPSKRGVGIQFGPDVTETFCKNNNLDYIIRSHEVKDMGYEVAHNGQCITVFSAPNYCDTMGNMGAFITITGNNLKPNYKSFEAVPHPDVKPMAYANSLMNWLA, encoded by the exons atgtcttcGTCCGAGCTGGAAATACAGAAGGCTGCTGATGGCCAGAAGGAGCAGCAGGTGCCGGCAGGCGCGGAGATTACGGGGGCCAAGGAGCCGGAGGCGGATACAAATACCAGTACGAAAGCGGATCAGGATTTTGCCGCGGCCGAGCAGTACAAAAATCAGGGAAACGCTATGCTCAAAA CCAAGGAGTTCTCCAAAGCCATCGACATGTACACCAAAGCCATAGAACTGCATCCCAACAGCGCGATATATTACGCCAATCGATCCTTGGCGCACTTGCGCCAGGAGAGCTTTGGCTATGCACTGCAGGACGGCGTGTCGGCGGTGAAGGCTGACCCCGCCTACCTCAAGGGCTACTACCGCCGGGCTGCGGCGCACATGTCCCTGGGCAAGTTCAAGCAGGCGCTCTGCGACTTTGAATTC GTGGCCAAATGCCGGCCCAACGACAAGGACGCCAAGCTGAAGTTTACCGAGTGCAACAAGATCGTCAAAATGCGCGCCTTCGAGCGGGCCATTGCCGTGGACAAGCCCGAGAAGACCCTTTCCGAGATGTACAGGGACATGGAGAACATAA CCATTGAGGATGACTACAAGGGCCCACAGCTGGAGGACGGCAAGGTGACCCTGAAGTTCATGAAGGAATTGATGGAGCACTACAAGGGACAGAAGCGATTGCACCGCAAATTTGCCTACAAA ATACTCTGTGAGATCGATGCTTACATGCGTGCTCAGCCCTCGCTGGTAGACATCACTGTGCCGGATGAGGAGAAGTTCACGATTTGCGGCGACATCCACGGCCAGTTCTACGACTTGATGAATATCTTCGAGATAAATGGCCTGCCCTCCGAAAAGAATCCTTATTTATTCAATGGAGATTTCGTGGACAGAGGATCCTTCTCCGTGGAATGTATATTCACATTGTTCGGCTTCAAGTTGCTATATCCTAATCACTTCTTCTTGTCACGCG GCAACCACGAGAGCATCAACATGAACCAAATGTATGGATTCACTGGCGAGGTGACAGCCAAGTACACCAGCGCCATGGCGGATATATTTACCCAAGTGTTCAACTGGCTGCCGCTGTGCCACTGCATCAACCAGAAGATCCTGGTGATGCACGGAGGGCTCTTCTCCACGGACAACGTAACCCTGGACAATATACGGCGCATCGAGCGCAATTGCCAGCCGCCCGAGGAAGGCCTAATGTGCGAGCTTCTGTGGTCCGACCCACAACTGTGGATGGGCCGAGGGCCGTCGAAGCGCGGCGTGGGCATTCAGTTCGGCCCAGACGTTACCGAGACGTTCTGCAAGAACAACAATCTGGATTACATCATTCGAAGCCACGAAGTTAAAGATATGGGCTATGAGGTTGCACACAACGGTCAATGTATAACAGTCTTCTCAGCTCCGAACTATTG TGATACCATGGGCAACATGGGCGCATTTATTACCATAACGGGTAACAACTTGAAACCAAATTACAAATCATTCGAGGCTGTG CCACATCCCGACGTCAAGCCCATGGCGTATGCCAACAGCCTAATGAACTGGCTGGCGTAG
- the LOC128251777 gene encoding TELO2-interacting protein 1 homolog codes for MMHLERYVTKIKPAVEGFMKAPSKDTLSLVEREIEGFNFGEMRIYQVQTVVPLVLKLDELTGESQELRTSLLNCLSRIVSQTYLVDEKGLRSILVVALQQVRDSKAAVMRPNLSEEIKLAAIQCIFEALRRSTTDVVESFYTKETAMMIGQILILLLEIIEQEKYRKLVQAAIQCLMLVFYVHDEADHVDVVLRSQVANTIFIFLPKVLIVLFKTTMKDETVGETIKSMAIQALGRIICIMFEETTDEFMKMRYDVDAFRKLFNSCKDSLGEQNDFAFFGNRKSTSEQTEERLHQMQTELRSVKWVAATSRRLRPIFVETSILRAHTALRVRENYSDMCCLLLKHCAHNLRSNFVHVLESVLALSEDENEKIAQRCRDTLLLLQQQPSSQGIFDENAEMLLDAHLNKWPRILHRCEDNEQFAELLFFKGFLRNVNADKLQLLLLVPKNLEMFVTCLLSALDQRSTRDLLNEEYSLRRIREGDSKALAAELAKLPWRQFKHLASKRTVGILYDIGALLGAQPALNRLIFDHCQELIQQRSSSINECILLLTLMVTPPEKKARESRLVLANLFLDQILRDEHWNLALQPDAAWRLKVHKPTHWFEERTPGLYSSAVEVRTQDCDSDDEQAEVVGSRVTIADAQFNVLHTCFILDAVGHCARFIGDTFDRHIFLSLHKVLLKVASSNTIVHQAASFAFVSMQLALRYAEPSHFIECSTDYITFHLNALLKRSPDSTAAVDILTVVLQYSTRGNVPHLDSLFHTIREECSKSHQSTNVHSYLRVFKAFLNHVSLWQVDAAAEVNSELAMQVDEEHSVLSTWISVLNRPQLLEDLNGDADMTEEPAKNEAEDADDTEPQPTKPVLPRHVEMVKDILGQVIKFISTADQAQQIAALECFSSGLPLLADYENELLPLVHLVWQPLVEKFRQKDALVLNRCFTLLHLLGVHAKDFILKRSLSDVIPQLKHFLKAASQHSSMEIPQVQTQEYKLQLKLLQSLADFILGLQIEGKHLHDLMTTVALYLSSVQPPQLQTPAREFFLQLVAYNGPFVYVTLLQRAHLKDYQTNVTHIFGVMGFSIANGHDLD; via the exons ATGATGCATCTGGAGCGGTACGTGACGAAGATAAAGCCTGCTGTGGAGGGTTTCATGAAGGCACCCAGCAAGGATACTTTGTCTTTGGTGGAGCGCGAAATCGAGGGATTCAACTTTGGGGAAATGCGCATTTACCAGGTGCAAACGGTGGTGCCTCTGGTGCTCAAACTGGATGAGTTGACCGG GGAGAGCCAGGAGCTGCGCACCAGCCTGTTGAACTGCCTGAGCAGAATTGTGTCCCAAACTTACCTGGTGGATGAAAAGGGCCTGCGCTCCATCCTGGTGGTGGCTCTGCAGCAGGTACGCGACTCTAAGGCAGCCGTCATGCGACCAAATCTCTCTGAGGAAATTAAACTGGCCGCCATTCAGTGCATATTTGAGGCACTGCGTCGCTCCACCACCGATGTGGTGGAGTCATTCTACACCAAGGAGACTGCGATGATGATTGGCCAGATACTGATCTTGCTCCTGGAGATCATAGAGCAGGAAAAGTACCGAAAGCTTGTCCAGGCAGCCATCCAGTGCCTAATGCTGGTATTCTACGTCCATGACGAAGCCGATCACGTGGATGTGGTGCTGCGCAGTCAGGTGGCCAACACCATATTCATTTTCCTACCCAAGGTCCTTATCGTACTGTTCAAAACAACCATGAAAGACGAAACGGTCGGCGAAACCATTAAATCG ATGGCCATTCAAGCCCTGGGACGCATCATCTGCATCATGTTCGAAGAAACCACTGATGAGTTCATGAAAATGCGCTACGATGTGGATGCTTTTCGAAAGCTattcaatagctgcaaggataGTCTGGGTGAGCAAAATGATTTCGCCTTTTTCGGCAACAGAAAGTCCACCAGTGAACAGACTGAGGAGCGCCTACATCAAATGCAAACAGAGCTGCGATCGGTCAAATGGGTGGCGGCCACTTCGAGACGTCTCCGACCCATCTTTGTAGAGACGAGCATTCTGCGGGCCCACACCGCCCTGAGGGTACGGGAAaactactccgacatgtgttGCCTGCTGCTCAAGCACTGTGCCCACAATCTGAGGAGCAATTTTGTCCACGTACTGGAGAGCGTGTTGGCCCTGTCGGAGGACGAGAATGAAAAGATTGCCCAGCGCTGCAGGGACACTCTTCTTCTGCTGCAACAGCAGCCCAGCAGCCAGGGCATATTCGATGAGAATGCAGAGATGCTGCTGGACGCGCACCTCAACAAATGGCCGCGCATCCTGCACCGCTGCGAGGACAACGAACAGTTCGCCGAGCTACTTTTCTTCAAGGGATTTCTGCGCAACGTCAATGCCGACAAGCTCCAgcttctgctgctggtgcCCAAGAACTTGGAGATGTTCGTGACCTGTCTGCTGTCAGCTCTCGACCAGCGATCCACCAGGGATCTTCTCAACGAGGAGTACTCTCTTCGTCGCATCCGAGAGGGAGATTCCAAAGCCCTGGCTGCCGAGCTGGCCAAGCTGCCTTGGCGGCAGTTTAAGCATCTGGCCTCAAAGCGCACAGTGGGCATCCTATACGATATTGGAGCCCTTTTGGGTGCTCAGCCTGCTCTAAACCGACTTATTTTTGATCACTGTCAAGAGCTCATTCAGCAAAGGTCCTCGTCCATAAACGAGTGTATTCTGCTTTTAACTTTGATGGTTACGCCGCCGGAGAAAAAGGCCCGCGAAAGTCGGTTGGTGCTTGCTAATCTCTTTCTTGACCAGATCCTTCGCGACGAGCACTGGAACCTAGCCCTTCAGCCGGACGCAGCTTGGCGCCTCAAGGTCCACAAG cccaCTCATTGGTTTGAGGAACGTACTCCTGGGCTCTATTCGTCGGCAGTAGAGGTTCGCACCCAGGACTGCGATTCCGATGACGAGCAGGCGGAAGTGGTTGGCAGTCGAGTGACCATTGCAGACGCCCAGTTCAATGTACTGCACACCTGTTTCATTTTGGACGCAGTGGGCCACTGTGCCAGGTTCATTGGCGACACCTTCGACAGACACATATTTCTGAGTCTGCACAAAGTACTTCTCAAAGTGGCTAGCAGTAACACTATTGTACACCAGGCGGCCAGTTTTGCGTTCGTTTCGATGCAGCTAGCTCTAAGATATGCGGAACCCTCGCACTTCATCGAGTGCTCCACTGACTACATCACTTTCCACCTGAACGCATTGCTTAAACGATCGCCGGATAGCACCGCCGCAGTGGACATTCTCACCGTGGTGCTGCAGTACAGCACCAGGGGCAATGTGCCGCACCTGGACAGCTTATTCCATACCATACGTGAGGAGTGCTCCAAGTCGCACCAGTCGACCAATGTGCACTCCTATCTGCGCGTCTTTAAAGCATTCCTCAATCATGTTTCCCTTTGGCAAGTTGATGCAGCAGCCGAGGTTAATTCAGAGCTGGCAATGCAAGTGGATGAGGAGCACAGTGTCCTAAGCACATGGATAAGTGTGCTGAACAGGCCGCAGCTGTTGGAGGACCTAAATGGCGACGCCGACATGACCGAGGAGCCTGCGAAAAATGAGGCAGAAGATGCAGATGACACGGAACCACAACCCACGAAGCCTGTTCTCCCGCGCCATGTCGAAATGGTAAAGGATATCCTGGGACAGGTAATAAAGTTCATTTCCACCGCGGATCAGGCGCAACAGATTGCAGCCCTCGAATGCTTCTCCAGTGGACTGCCACTGCTGGCGGACTATGAGAACGAGCTGCTGCCATTGGTGCACCTGGTGTGGCAGCCGCTCGTAGAGAAGTTTCGGCAGAAGGACGCACTGGTGCTCAATCGTTGCTTCACCTTGCTGCACTTGTTGGGCGTTCATGCCAAGGATTTTATACTGAAACGAAGTCTTAG CGATGTGATACCTCAATTGAAGCACTTCTTGAAAGCGGCTAGCCAGCACAGCAGCATGGAAATCCCTCAAGTCCAGACGCAGGAGTACAAACTTCAGCTGAAGCTGCTCCAAAGTCTAGCCGACTTTATACTCGGCCTGCAGATAGAGGGAAAACATCTGCACGACCTGATGACCACCGTGGCGCTCTACCTATCGTCGGTACAGCCACCACAGCTTCAGACGCCGGCCAGAGAGTTCTTTCTTCAATTGGTTGCCTACAATGGACCCTTCGTCTATGTGACGCTCTTGCAGAGGGCCCATCTCAAAGACTACCAGACTAATGTTACCCACATCTTCGGAGTAATGGGCTTCAGCATAGCTAATGGACACGACCTTGATTAA
- the LOC128251800 gene encoding uncharacterized protein LOC128251800, producing MSMSNLSIDGEFRYIIQWFNEWSELQRDDFVYVFVEYLARGSSSCSNDVQVNGLVNSLANAAVQDKPMSLFQCRIKLFREWSPKWPIEFKCKLQEKISEIDAKVGEKIINELRGPHSVHNGDVAVHLNANGASDEGGDSELEQPAVAEVAEVAAPVEGEESEPAPEADDNRLAAVLSQETPVDDDDVEESAGEDSNSNAEVNGHYPAAAVTTIAVNTSPSPSPTPQPIIEPVEQVENSVSVTVASAEVPPVA from the exons ATGTCGATGAGCAATCTATCAATAGACGGCGAGTTCCGCTACATTATCCAGTGGTTTAACGAGTGGAGCGAGCTGCAGCGGGATGACTTTGTGTACGTTTTTGTTGAGTACCTGGCCCGGGgctccagctcctgctccaACGATGTCCAAGTGAATGGGCTGGTTAACTCGCTGGCCAACGCAGCCGTACAGGACAAACCCATGAGCCTGTTCCAGTGTCGC ATTAAGCTGTTCCGTGAATGGAGCCCCAAGTGGCCGATCGAGTTCAAATGCAAGCTGCAGGAGAAGATCAGCGAGATCGACGCTAAGGTGGGGGAGAAGATCATCAATGAGCTGCGGGGGCCCCATTCCGTGCACAATGGCGACGTAGCCGtgcatttaaatgcaaatgggGCGAGCGACGAGGGCGGGGATTCCGAACTGGAGCAGCCAGCGGTGGCAGAAGTGGCAGAGGTCGCAGCTCCAGTGGAAGGGGAAGAGTCTGAGCCAGCTCCCGAGGCAGATGACAATCGTTTGGCGGCGGTCTTGAGCCAAGAGACTCCCGTTGATGACGACGACGTGGAAGAGTCTGCCGGGGAAGATAGCAATAGCAACGCCGAAGTAAATGGCCATTATCCAGCGGCTGCAGTGACAACGATCGCGGTAAATACATCTCCATCGCCATCCCCCACTCCGCAGCCGATCATCGAACCTGTAGAACAGGTCGAGAATAGCGTTTCAGTTACAGTTGCCTCTGCAGAGGTTCCCCCGGTGGCTTAG
- the LOC128251796 gene encoding 26S proteasome regulatory subunit 6B — protein MRLLKEEIALFHQQTLQKYEGLEPHDLYVLYKKLQMELELIQVQEDYIKDEQRNLKKEYIHAQEEVERIKAVPLVIGQFLEAVDENNGIVASTTGSNYYVRVLSTLDREQLKPSSSVALHKQSNCLVDLVPPEADSTISMLSPEERPDVNYSDIGGLDMQKQEIREAVELPLTHAQLYKQIGIDPPRGVLLFGPPGCGKTMLAKAVAHHTTASFIRVVGSEFVQKYLGEGPRMVRDLFRLAKQNSPSVIFIDEIDAIATKRFDAQTGADREVQRILLELLNQMDGFDETANIKVIMATNRADTLDPALLRPGRLDRKIEFPLPDRRQKRLVFTTITSKMNVGEDVDLEDLIARPDKISNADINAICQEAGMHAVRENRYVVNAKDFEKGYKTSVRKEEAQYEFYS, from the exons ATGCGCCTGTTAAAAGAGGAAATTGCTCTGTTCCATCAGCAGACCTTGCAGAAATATGAGGGTCTAGAGCCCCATGATCTGTATGTGCTTTACAAGAAGCTCCAAATGGAGCTGGAGCTCATCCAGGTGCAGGAGGATTACATCAAGGATGAGCAGCGCAACTTGAAGAAGGAGTACATACACGCCCAGGAGGAGGTGGAGCGCATAAAGGCCGTTCCTCTAGTCATTGGCCAGTTTCTGGAGGCGGTGGACGAGAATAATGGCATAGTGGCCTCCACCACGGGCTCCAATTACTACGTGCGCGTCCTGTCCACCCTTGACAGGGAGCAGCTGAAGCCATCCTCGTCGGTGGCGCTCCATAAGCAGAGTAACTGCCTGGTGGACCTGGTGCCGCCGGAGGCTGATAGCACCATATCGATGTTGTCGCCTGAAGAGAGACCCGATGTCAACTATTCGGACATCGGTGGTCTGGACATGCAGAAGCAGGAGATTCGTGAGGCCGTAGAGCTACCTCTGACCCACGCCCAGCTGTACAAGCAAATTG GTATTGATCCGCCGCGTGGGGTGCTCCTCTTTGGTCCTCCTGGATGCGGTAAGACCATGCTGGCCAAGGCGGTGGCCCATCACACCACTGCCTCCTTCATCCGCGTCGTGGGCTCCGAGTTCGTCCAGAAGTACCTGGGCGAGGGACCGCGCATGGTGCGGGATCTCTTCCGCCTGGCCAAGCAGAATTCTCCTTCGGTCATCTTTATCGACGAAATCGACGCGATTGCCACAAAGCGCTTCGATGCCCAGACTGGGGCGGATCGTGAGGTTCAGCGCATCCTGTTGGAACTGCTCAACCAGATGGACGGCTTCGACGAGACCGCCAACATTAAGGTCATCATGGCCACCAATCGCGCTGATACCTTGGATCCTGCCCTCTTGCGTCCCGGGCGCCTAGATCGCAAGATAGAATTTCCACTGCCGGATCGTCGCCAAAAGCGACTGGTGTTCACCACAATCACCTCGAAAATGAATGTGGGCGAGGATGTTGATCTGGAGGACTTAATAGCGCGCCCGGACAAGATCTCCAATGCCGACATTAATGCCATTTGTCAGGAGGCGGGAATGCATGCGGTGCGTGAAAATCGCTATGTGGTCAATGCCAAGGACTTTGAGAAGGGCTACAAGACTAGCGTGCGCAAGGAAGAAGCTCAATATGAGTTCtatagttaa
- the LOC128251792 gene encoding phenoloxidase-activating factor 1 isoform X1: MRRTELVTLLICVLWLSGDHGASACHCIRLGKCGSFTRLLLHHGPGEQSAVFAKVHDASCGFQGLEPLVCCPTSRKQYHDESSSAKPSRKMRFAPPDDRWIWDDGGDSRGSRHSPSHSDYLEAETDLHDYWNFEEKRNCPQPVEPEFFDRRFGGNHHFLYNVDHSNQDTASPRPAPKDKPIVFPGDLRFLRDDLISNLNQGPPLAPFTTTSFMPIATSPAPPSTSTTSLPPNDPVSQENSPGCGISVESRLLGGEQAAAGQYPWLARIAYRNRSSSRISFRCSGSLISSNHIVTAAHCVVNLVSDLELSHIRLGDQDGSTPFAIERVIVHPNFDQPRYANDIALLRINTTNGAFTPICLPLNGSTTLGNRLIGQTGVAAGWSTGNPENNGSTDSSNSTAAVRFIRLPIVNTTSCAIAYASLSENFQQPIVITPNHLCAQGMPMNDVCRGDSGGPFMDDGSSGIFGASGVHTLIGIVAFGPTLCGVTTIPGVYTLVSSFSDWMLRSISG; this comes from the exons ATGCGGCGCACAGAACTTGTCACCCTATTAATCTGCGTCCTGTGGCTAAGTG GGGATCACGGAGCCTCCGCCTGCCACTGCATCCGCTTGGGAAAGTGTGGCAGCTTCACCCGCCTCCTGCTCCATCACGGCCCCGGAGAGCAGTCCGCTGTGTTTGCCAAGGTGCACGACGCCAGTTGTGGCTTCCAAGGCCTCGAGCCGCTCGTCTGTTGCCCCACATCTCGCAAACAATACCACGATGAGTCATCTTCGGCAAAACCAAGCCGCAAGATGCGTTTTGCACCGCCGGATGATCGTTGGATTTGGGATGATGGGGGCGACAGCAGGGGCAGTAGGCACTCGCCCTCCCACTCGGATTATCTGGAAGCGGAAACAGATCTGCACGACTACTGGAACTTCGAGGAGAAACGCAACTGCCCGCAGCCCGTGGAACCAGAGTTCTTTGACCGGCGATTCGGAGGGAACCACCACTTCCTCTACAACGTAGACCACAGCAACCAGGACACGGCATCACCGCGGCCCGCTCCCAAGGATAAACCCATCGTGTTTCCCGGAGATCTGCGCTTCCTACGGGACGACCTAATCTCTAACCTGAACCAAGGCCCTCCCCTGGCGCCGTTTACCACAACTTCATTTATGCCGATTGCAACAAGTCCCGCTCCTCCATCCACAAGCACCACATCGTTACCCCCTAATGACCCGGTAAGCCAAGAGAACTCTCCAGGATGTGGGATAAGTGTGGAGAGCAGACTGCTAGGAGGAGAACAGGCCGCTGCAGGGCAATATCCGTGGCTGGCGAGGATCGCCTATCGCAACCGAA GCAGCAGCCGCATTAGCTTCCGCTGCTCCGGATCCCTAATCTCCAGCAACCACATCGTTACTGCCGCCCATTGTGTGGTCAATTTGGTCAGCGACTTGGAACT ATCCCATATTCGATTGGGGGATCAAGATGGCTCAACCCCCTTTGCCATCGAGCGGGTAATAGTGCATCCTAACTTCGATCAGCCTAGATATGCCAACGACATTGCCCTCCTAAGAATCAATACCACGAATG GAGCCTTTACACCCATCTGCTTACCCTTGAACGGGTCAACCACCCTCGGGAACAGGCTGATTGGACAAACGGGAGTTGCTGCCGGTTGGAGTACTGGGAATCCGGAAA ATAATGGGTCGACGGACTCCTCGAACTCTACCGCCGCAGTGCGCTTCATCCGTTTGCCCATAGTGAACACCACCAGCTGCGCCATCGCCTATGCTAGTCTCAGCGAAAACTTTCAGCAGCCCATTGTCATCACCCCAAACCACCTGTGCGCCCAGGGAATGCCCATGAACGACGTCTGCCGCGGTGACAGTGGAGGACCCTTCATGGACGACGGATCCTCCGGGATTTTCGGAGCAAGTGGAGTCCACACGCTCATTGGCATCGTGGCCTTTGGACCCACGCTGTGCGGTGTAACCACCATTCCGGGGGTCTATACCCTGGTAAGCAGCTTCTCCGATTGGATGCTGCGGAGCATCAGCGGATGA
- the LOC128251810 gene encoding S-antigen protein — MCACPCAGRSPPPRANDPQSCPSGYPRSGGGPGGGGPGSGGRGGNAGPNPQKRQPCGPKPCGGTQCNKCGKGGPGGKGGPGGKDGSGGKGGPEGRGAPRSNDGRGLRAPPNNRGAQALGLAALLFAFGVFLTTQLGLVANEIG; from the coding sequence ATGTGCGCATGTCCCTGTGCCGGAAGAAGTCCGCCTCCTCGGGCCAACGACCCCCAGTCTTGTCCATCTGGTTATCCAAGGAGCGGTGGTGGTCCAGGGGGTGGTGGTCCAGGAAGCGGTGGTCGTGGAGGCAACGCTGGACCGAATCCCCAGAAACGTCAGCCCTGTGGTCCTAAGCCGTGCGGCGGTACCCAGTGCAATAAATGCGGGAAGGGTGGCCCCGGAGGAAAAGGTGGCCCTGGAGGAAAAGATGGTTCTGGAGGAAAAGGTGGACCCGAAGGCAGAGGTGCTCCCCGATCTAACGATGGCAGAGGTCTGAGGGCCCCACCAAACAATAGAGGAGCACAGGCTCTGGGACTTGCTGCTCTGCTCTTTGCCTTTGGGGTCTTCCTCACCACACAACTGGGACTCGTGGCCAATGAGATTGGCTGA
- the LOC128251792 gene encoding CLIP domain-containing serine protease B4 isoform X2, whose product MRFAPPDDRWIWDDGGDSRGSRHSPSHSDYLEAETDLHDYWNFEEKRNCPQPVEPEFFDRRFGGNHHFLYNVDHSNQDTASPRPAPKDKPIVFPGDLRFLRDDLISNLNQGPPLAPFTTTSFMPIATSPAPPSTSTTSLPPNDPVSQENSPGCGISVESRLLGGEQAAAGQYPWLARIAYRNRSSSRISFRCSGSLISSNHIVTAAHCVVNLVSDLELSHIRLGDQDGSTPFAIERVIVHPNFDQPRYANDIALLRINTTNGAFTPICLPLNGSTTLGNRLIGQTGVAAGWSTGNPENNGSTDSSNSTAAVRFIRLPIVNTTSCAIAYASLSENFQQPIVITPNHLCAQGMPMNDVCRGDSGGPFMDDGSSGIFGASGVHTLIGIVAFGPTLCGVTTIPGVYTLVSSFSDWMLRSISG is encoded by the exons ATGCGTTTTGCACCGCCGGATGATCGTTGGATTTGGGATGATGGGGGCGACAGCAGGGGCAGTAGGCACTCGCCCTCCCACTCGGATTATCTGGAAGCGGAAACAGATCTGCACGACTACTGGAACTTCGAGGAGAAACGCAACTGCCCGCAGCCCGTGGAACCAGAGTTCTTTGACCGGCGATTCGGAGGGAACCACCACTTCCTCTACAACGTAGACCACAGCAACCAGGACACGGCATCACCGCGGCCCGCTCCCAAGGATAAACCCATCGTGTTTCCCGGAGATCTGCGCTTCCTACGGGACGACCTAATCTCTAACCTGAACCAAGGCCCTCCCCTGGCGCCGTTTACCACAACTTCATTTATGCCGATTGCAACAAGTCCCGCTCCTCCATCCACAAGCACCACATCGTTACCCCCTAATGACCCGGTAAGCCAAGAGAACTCTCCAGGATGTGGGATAAGTGTGGAGAGCAGACTGCTAGGAGGAGAACAGGCCGCTGCAGGGCAATATCCGTGGCTGGCGAGGATCGCCTATCGCAACCGAA GCAGCAGCCGCATTAGCTTCCGCTGCTCCGGATCCCTAATCTCCAGCAACCACATCGTTACTGCCGCCCATTGTGTGGTCAATTTGGTCAGCGACTTGGAACT ATCCCATATTCGATTGGGGGATCAAGATGGCTCAACCCCCTTTGCCATCGAGCGGGTAATAGTGCATCCTAACTTCGATCAGCCTAGATATGCCAACGACATTGCCCTCCTAAGAATCAATACCACGAATG GAGCCTTTACACCCATCTGCTTACCCTTGAACGGGTCAACCACCCTCGGGAACAGGCTGATTGGACAAACGGGAGTTGCTGCCGGTTGGAGTACTGGGAATCCGGAAA ATAATGGGTCGACGGACTCCTCGAACTCTACCGCCGCAGTGCGCTTCATCCGTTTGCCCATAGTGAACACCACCAGCTGCGCCATCGCCTATGCTAGTCTCAGCGAAAACTTTCAGCAGCCCATTGTCATCACCCCAAACCACCTGTGCGCCCAGGGAATGCCCATGAACGACGTCTGCCGCGGTGACAGTGGAGGACCCTTCATGGACGACGGATCCTCCGGGATTTTCGGAGCAAGTGGAGTCCACACGCTCATTGGCATCGTGGCCTTTGGACCCACGCTGTGCGGTGTAACCACCATTCCGGGGGTCTATACCCTGGTAAGCAGCTTCTCCGATTGGATGCTGCGGAGCATCAGCGGATGA